The genome window ACCTTTGCAAAGGAGAGACGTATAAAGTGTTTCCCTTCCTCTGGAAACGCGAAGAAAATTTCTCCTGGGATAACGGCAACCTTGTGCTCTTTTGCAGCAAAACGGGCAAAAGCCACTCCATCTATCTTTTTATTTTCTCCCCAAAAAAAGAAACCACCATGGGGAAGAGAAAAGGAAAAGCCTAAGGGGGTTAAATATTTGGAAATCGCCTCGGCCATAGCATCTCTCCGCTCTTTATACTCATCTCTGAGTGAATGAAGATGTTCGTCAAAAGAAGGCTGTGATACCACAAAAAAGACAATTCTCTGCAAAAGCGCCGAAGATCCCAGTTCAAGAGTCAGACGTAGCTGAACAGCTTTTTCCATAACCTCAGGAGGTAAAACCATCCATCCGCAACGAAGTCCTGGCGCTACAATTTTAGAGAAGCTGCCAAGATAAATTACAGGATCATCTTCTTCTGCAATACTAAGATAAGTGGCCTCAGGCTGGCTATCAAACCACAACTGTCTATATGGATCATCCTCAACAAGAGTCACCCCATACTTTTTCAAAAGAGCCAGAATTTCTCTTTTTCGTTTTAAAGAAGTGCTTGCCCCTGATGGATTCTGAAATGTAGGGATCGTATAAAAAAAGGCTACTTTTTCTTTTTTTAAAACTTTCTCAAGTCGCATAGGGTCAGGTCCCTCTTCATCTATGGGAACGGTAAGAAAACGAGCCCCCTCTTTTTCAAAGGTCAGCATTGCTTCTGGATAGGAGGGGTTTTCAACAATAACGACATCCCCATCTTTCAGAAAAAGCTGCGAAAGAATATTCAATCCCTGCTGAGAACCAGTAGTCAAAAGAATGCGATCTTCGCCTGGAGCTTCTAAAACAAGTTTTTCATCAGCCATCCAATCAGAAACCCATTTACGCAGCAAAGGATCGCCTGCTGTATGGGGATAAGCCAAAACAGACATATCGTTCAGTGCCTCATTGAACCCTTGTTTAATAACTTCAACCGGATAGAGGTCTTCGGAAGGTTGACCTGCAGCGAAAGAGATAGTTCCTGGACGAGAAGCATAAACCATCATTTCCTGAATCCCCGATGGTTGTAGCTTTTGAGCGCGGGCGTTAAAGAGAGATTCCCAATGCATAATAACAATCACCTCAACATAAAAATTCACTTGACAGAGATGATAAATCTGATACCATCTCTCCATAAACTTTAAAACATATTTTTATCAATCTGTAAACCTTTGTTTAAGGTGGAGGTGTAGGAAATTGAAAAAAATTATCGTTTCAGTACTATTTCTTTATTTGTTCGTTCTCTCACCCATTTCTGCGCATGCTAAGGTTCTAGATAAAGATACCATAGTTATAGGAACAGAGAGCACATATCCCCCCTATGAATTTCGGGATGAAAAGAACAATCTTCAGGGATTTGACATTGAACTTATGGAAAGTATTGCAAATAAACTCGGGAAAAAGATTGAGTGGGTAGATATGCCCTTCGATAGTCTTATCCCAGCGCTACTAGCCCATAAGATCGATATTGTCGCCGCAGGAATGAGCGCAACCCCCGAACGAGCCAAACGAGTAGCTTTTTCTACCCCCTATGAAATATCTATGAGCGCTTTTTTAGCAAAAACTGAGAACACTTCGCTCAAAACACTAAACGACATGAAGGGGAAAATTATAGCTGTTCAGCTTGGAACTGTTCAAGAAACTTTTTCTCGCACAATAGAAGGAGCAAACGTAAAGACCTTCCAAAAATTTGATGATTGTGTGAGAGAAGTTACGCTGGGAAGGGCTGATGCTACATTGATGGATGTTCCAGTAGCTAAAAAATTCCTCGATCAAAAAGATTTTGACGGTAAAATTTCTATCGCATTTGAACAAGAAATTACTGGAGCTGGCAAAGCGCTAGCTATTCATCTTGAAGAAAAAGACTTTTTAGATGCTGTAAATGGAGCCCTTAACGAAATGCAAAACTCTGATGAGCTGGAAAATCTCAGAAACAAATGGTTTAAACAATAAACTAAATAGAAACACACGAAGAAAGAACACAGGGAGGCACACTTTATTTTATGTGCTTCCCTTTATTATTTATTATTTTCTTCTTACTGTCACACAATTTCCTGCAGGAACGCACAAAGCAGGACCCACTGGAATCTTTTTTTCGATCCATTCCAAAGCCTCTTTTTCATTGGTAAAAACTTCCCCTGGAAAAGGCAGGTCAGAACGATCCGAAACAAGTGCCGCTGGATGCCCCTTAAGGTCTGCCACTATTTTCGAAGCAATAAAAGCAGGAATGGAAAAATTTTGTTGCAATTTCTGCATAGCCCTCTCGGGCTCTTCTATAGCAAGGCGAAAATCTTCGCCGAAAGTTCCTGGTCCAGCGCCATCTTCAAGACCTGCAAAAAGGACTAGACCTCCTTTGGAATCCAGTGCATGAAGTACGGCTGAAATAGCTTTTGTCGATTGGTATAGATCAATATCGTATGGATAGCCACCACACGAAACCAGAACCAAAGACGCTTTTTCAGATATCCAAAGGGTCTGAAGCTGTTGCGCCAACTCTGTTCCTTTCAACCATGCCTGGAAAGGATCTCCTGCTACATAACAATATGGGTTCCCATTTTCATCAGGAATCACATTTAGCAAAAATCCTTTTCGTTCAGAAAAAACTATTTGTGCATACTCCTCCATATCTTCAGCTACGGGATTGCCCTTTAATGCTCCGCACTGAACAGAAGAAGCAATTGTCGCGCCCACAAGAGAAAGTGCATGGTTATGCTGAATGGCTTCTGCTCCTGATATACCGGGAAGCAGTGCCTTACGACCACCGCTGAAACCAGCAAGATCGTGATAGGCTATTCCGCCAATGGGAACAATCAAGTCAGCCCTGGCCACAGATTGGTGCAAAATCACAGGAGTTCCACGAGAAGTCACATCTCCAGTTCTGACTCCCTGAGTACTGTCATGGCAAAGAATTTTGTCACCACTCAATGGTATATCTTCAAGAAGCATTTGTATTTCGTTCTTTGTAGGTAATCTATGCTGCCCTCCGCCAATAATCCACGTCACCGGCATACGACCGCCTTCGCGTAGTTCTCTTCGAATAGCCTGAGCCATACGTGGAACATCTTGCCAAGAACGGGTTGCATCAGGAATAACAACAGTAATATCTGAAACTTCTCTAGCCATATTACGCAAAAGAGGACTCTCGCACGGAAGAGCCAAAGCTTTCTCTGGAGAATTAGGGATTGGACGGTTTCCCAGAATCTGAGTTTCCAATATTGGCCGTTCTAAAGAGATATCAAGAGTTCGACGGCCAAGAGCAAAACTGTGAAGAGATTTCATACTGTTTTAAGTCCACCTTTCCATTCATAAAACGTTTTAGGACGCCCAGGACGACCATCCAAAGAAGCAGATACACGCACTACCATTCCCCGATCGGCTAGAAAATCGAGATACCTATGGGCAGTCACATAAGCAAGTCCGGTCTGAGCTGCGACTTCATCACAATCCATAGCTTCCTTATTTCGCTTAACACAATATATAACTTCCCTCATAGTATCGACACTAATGCCTTTTTTACGTATATCCCAATTCAGCTGCTCCCTATAGCTAACCAACTTTTCATGTAATCGCAAACGAGCTCTGAAATCTGAGAGCCGTAACGGTTTTATAATAAAATCATCAGCTCCTACCAATAAGGCCCTTGAAGCCGTATCTTCTTCTTCTGTTTCTGATAAAGCAATGAGAACCACTTTTTCCGAAAGATCCCTCGCTTTTTGTATAAGCTGATACCCACTAACAATGGGCATTTTAATATTCAAGAGAAGGATATCTATTTCATCATCACGTATCCAAGCAAGAGCTTCTTCGGGATCAACTGTAGCGTAAAAACGCCACTCTTCTGCTTCCGCCATTTTTTCAAGCTGGTAGAGAACTTTCCGATCGTTGTCTATAGCTCCCAAATATAGAGTCACTTTTCTTCTCCCCCATTTTTCTTGTCACAAAAGAGCATCCATCTTCGATGAGAAAACAAAACCCATCCGCCCAAGAAAACGCCAAGTAAAGAAAAAAACCAACTTTTTTGAGATGCCATCTCTTTCGAAGGAGAGGAATTATACGGGATACCATATTTTAGGCTCAAATCATGAAGATTGAGAAAATGGAAGACAGGGTACCCTGCAGAGAGAGCCCGACCTATAATGCCATCTCCTGCGTTTTCTCTTCCAGAAGGAAGATGTAAACCTCCTGAGAGAGTCAAGATTTCATCATCATTACCCATATTTGCATGAGAACCACCTATGCTCATCACAAGTTTGGGAACAAAGTTTTCTACAATATTCATCTTCTTTTCTATCATTTTTTCGAGATTCTCTTCACGTAGAAGGGGCACACCTTCCCTTTCCGCCGCTTGAATCATTATCTCTACCCCTTCAGGAGCAATTCCTCCTCCATTTTCGTCATCACCGCCAAGGGTATAGTAATTAGCTTTCGTATGTAATAATCCGTTTTTTCTAAGTTCTTCTGCCATTATGGGCCAAGGAATTTCAGGCACATTGGCACCCCATGTTGACGATCCCAACGAGACGATAAGAAGCACGTTTAGTTTTCGATATTCCGCAGCTTTCAATGCATTAAGCAATAATCCCGGGAAAGAGGATGAAGAAAGTATTGCCACTGGATCTCCTTCTTTCAACCCCATACTATCAAATTTTCTAAGAATGGTCACAGACCAGCCAGGATGACACGCTGTTCGCTTAGATTCAAGACTTCCTAGAGTCGTCGAAAGAGGACTCCACTCCACACCTATAAGTCCAAGTTTCCACGGATCTGCTCCCCCTGCTCCTATCTGTTGATCTTCTCGCAACTGCCAGATATAAAGTTCTGCTTGACGGACATCGTTCCATAATCGCATTTCTTCAGAGGAAAATCCCCAGCGTCTCGGCAAAAACCATAAGAGCACAAGAACAAAAGCCAAAAATAAAAGACGCATACGACTTTTCAAAACAAAGGCTCGTTGTTTCTTCAGATAATCGTTTAAAGACGGGATATGTTCTTCGTTCATAACTTATATCGACCTCTCTAAAAGATGCCCTAAACCAACCAATACATCAAAAGACATCGCCGTAAGCAAAGTCACGATAACCGCTCCAATAAGGGTCTCCCCTATCCCTTGGCGTTGCATATCGGCTGCTAAAAGGCCAGGAACCACCCAGCCAAGCCAAAGAGATGTAGAGGGGAAGAAAAGATCGAGAAGTACTTTACATCCCAAAGCCATGAGCATTGCCAGTGCAATGCGCTGTCGACCATATATACCCGTAAAACGGACAATTATCTCAAGAAGTAAAGCAAGAAAAAGTGCCGTTCCTATAGCTATTCCTACAGAAAGAGGATTTCCTAACTGAAGGGCGATAAAACCTGGGGTAATAATTCCACCACAAGAACGTCCCGTTCGACGATAAAAAAGCATTCCTAAAGCAATTCCTATCCCTATTGTCGCAAACTGAAGATTATGCATGTTTACACCTTTTATATGTATATTCAAGAAGATATTCGAGTGGTAGACCTGCCACATTTCCGCATCCTAATACTCGTTTTTTCTGCCTCATAAAACTCGCGAATTCTTGTGTAGATACCATTTTTATATATTCAATCCCCTCATGACCACAAAAGGGACGAGCCCCCATTAAATAGACTTTCTTCCAATCTTTTCGCCTAAGCCAAGGGAGAAAAGCTTTTAATCGCTCAGGTCTATCCCTTCGATTGTTGAAAAGAAGAGTCGTATCCTCCACGGGCCATCGAAGACTTTCAAAAAGTCGCTGCGTTGTCTCTACATCATTGGCTGAAAAAGCAACTGCTAAAATATTTTCTCCAAACTTTATTTCCTGAAAATCTGCTATATCAGGGAGAAGACGCGTCATTGCTTCTTCTCCCAATTTGGGATCAAGCCCCAAAAAAGAAAGAATATCTCTCACTATCGCCATGTTTTCTTCTTTCCACATAACACATGTTTCAAGAGAAGAAAATGCAGCTATATGTATTTGACATTGTTTTTGAGTCAAAACGCTGAGTAGCAAAGGAGACGAGGATGTTGATTCAGGAATAAAAACAGTACTCTTCCGCGGAATTCCCTGGGTGAGAGCTAAGACAGCCCCCTCCTCTCCTGGTCCCCATGCATCCTGATGATCTGACCGCACGTTGGTTATGACAAAAATGGGATTTTTAAGCCAACATGATGGAAGTTTCTGAAGTTCTGGCGCTACCGCGCTATTTTCCAAAACAACTGCTTCTGCATGAGGAGGAAGAGAACGAAGCCACCAGCGCATCTCTTCTACATGCCCCCCCGCACTTCGCAAAATAGCTCTTTCTCCAAAAGGAGACAGTTCCCTAGGAACAACGCCAGTAATTCTCGCCCATGTCTGAAGCCCATAGGAAGAAAGGGCGCAAAACAATAATCTTGCTACACTACTTTTTCCACGGCTTCCTGTTACAACAATTTGTATCTGGGTCATATTGAGGTTAGCAGAATTCTCAACCCAATGGAGCACAAAACGACTCCGCCAACAATTTCAACATACTTGCCAAGAAAACGTCCTGCCTGGAACCCCAAGAATACACCTGCCGTTGATAGACAACCGGTGATAACACCTGCGGGAACAGCCAAGATCATAACAGGTCCTTTCAAGGCTGCTACACCGATACCAGCAGCTAACGCATCAATAGAGGTAGCTATAGCCAAAGAAAGGAGAGTCAATCCATGAGTACTATCTTTCCCTTCGCATGTCTCTTCCTTTCTCGATTCTCTGATCATATTGACACCAAGAATAAAAAGGATAATAAAGGCAACCCAATGGTCGTAAGCTTCTATAAAAGAAAGTAACCGTATTCCCATAACCCATCCCAAAACGGGCATTAAAAACTGGAAACCACCACAGGCAGCCCCCATTCGAAACGCCGGGCCGGGACTTAACAGAGGTAAACATGCCCCCACGCCAAGCGACACAGCAAAGGCATCCATAGAAAGAGCCGCTGCTGTCAACAAAAGCTCTATAATTGACATTATCTTCCGTCCCTTCAAAACCAGCTTTTTATTATTTTACCCTAAAGCCACATCTAATATCATCATTATAGTGAAACCCAAAAGGACTCCCATTGTAGCCTGATCTCCATTACCTCCCTGTTGTGATTCAGGAATAACCTCTTCTACAACAACAAAAATCATGGCTCCAGCTGCAAAAGCCAAAGCATATGGTAAAATCGGTCTGGCTGCAACAACAGCGATAGCGCCCAAAACTCCGAAAATAGGTTCCACTATACCTGAAAGCTGCCCGTACCAAAAGCTTTTTAATGGAGAAAACCCCTCCCGTCGCAATGGCATGGAGACAGCCATTCCTTCAGGGAAGTTTTGAATGCCAATTCCCAAGGCAAGAGCAATGGCTCCTGCCAGCGAGGCAGAAGGGATACCATAGGCGACAGCCCCAAACGCCACTCCTACAGCCATTCCTTCAGGAATATTGTGAAGAGTGATGGCCAAAACAAGCAATGTTGTTCTTTTCCATGTCGTAGCAATTCCTTCGGCTTCTTGACGAGGCTGTCCCAAGTGAAGGTGAGGCAATAAACGGTCTATGATTCTGAGGAAAATACCTCCGAAGAG of Aminobacterium sp. MB27-C1 contains these proteins:
- a CDS encoding nickel-dependent lactate racemase; this encodes MKSLHSFALGRRTLDISLERPILETQILGNRPIPNSPEKALALPCESPLLRNMAREVSDITVVIPDATRSWQDVPRMAQAIRRELREGGRMPVTWIIGGGQHRLPTKNEIQMLLEDIPLSGDKILCHDSTQGVRTGDVTSRGTPVILHQSVARADLIVPIGGIAYHDLAGFSGGRKALLPGISGAEAIQHNHALSLVGATIASSVQCGALKGNPVAEDMEEYAQIVFSERKGFLLNVIPDENGNPYCYVAGDPFQAWLKGTELAQQLQTLWISEKASLVLVSCGGYPYDIDLYQSTKAISAVLHALDSKGGLVLFAGLEDGAGPGTFGEDFRLAIEEPERAMQKLQQNFSIPAFIASKIVADLKGHPAALVSDRSDLPFPGEVFTNEKEALEWIEKKIPVGPALCVPAGNCVTVRRK
- a CDS encoding Mur ligase family protein — protein: MLHWVENSANLNMTQIQIVVTGSRGKSSVARLLFCALSSYGLQTWARITGVVPRELSPFGERAILRSAGGHVEEMRWWLRSLPPHAEAVVLENSAVAPELQKLPSCWLKNPIFVITNVRSDHQDAWGPGEEGAVLALTQGIPRKSTVFIPESTSSSPLLLSVLTQKQCQIHIAAFSSLETCVMWKEENMAIVRDILSFLGLDPKLGEEAMTRLLPDIADFQEIKFGENILAVAFSANDVETTQRLFESLRWPVEDTTLLFNNRRDRPERLKAFLPWLRRKDWKKVYLMGARPFCGHEGIEYIKMVSTQEFASFMRQKKRVLGCGNVAGLPLEYLLEYTYKRCKHA
- the pgsW gene encoding poly-gamma-glutamate system protein, which gives rise to MNEEHIPSLNDYLKKQRAFVLKSRMRLLFLAFVLVLLWFLPRRWGFSSEEMRLWNDVRQAELYIWQLREDQQIGAGGADPWKLGLIGVEWSPLSTTLGSLESKRTACHPGWSVTILRKFDSMGLKEGDPVAILSSSSFPGLLLNALKAAEYRKLNVLLIVSLGSSTWGANVPEIPWPIMAEELRKNGLLHTKANYYTLGGDDENGGGIAPEGVEIMIQAAEREGVPLLREENLEKMIEKKMNIVENFVPKLVMSIGGSHANMGNDDEILTLSGGLHLPSGRENAGDGIIGRALSAGYPVFHFLNLHDLSLKYGIPYNSSPSKEMASQKSWFFSLLGVFLGGWVLFSHRRWMLFCDKKNGGEEK
- a CDS encoding manganese efflux pump MntP family protein, whose translation is MSIIELLLTAAALSMDAFAVSLGVGACLPLLSPGPAFRMGAACGGFQFLMPVLGWVMGIRLLSFIEAYDHWVAFIILFILGVNMIRESRKEETCEGKDSTHGLTLLSLAIATSIDALAAGIGVAALKGPVMILAVPAGVITGCLSTAGVFLGFQAGRFLGKYVEIVGGVVLCSIGLRILLTSI
- a CDS encoding response regulator translates to MTLYLGAIDNDRKVLYQLEKMAEAEEWRFYATVDPEEALAWIRDDEIDILLLNIKMPIVSGYQLIQKARDLSEKVVLIALSETEEEDTASRALLVGADDFIIKPLRLSDFRARLRLHEKLVSYREQLNWDIRKKGISVDTMREVIYCVKRNKEAMDCDEVAAQTGLAYVTAHRYLDFLADRGMVVRVSASLDGRPGRPKTFYEWKGGLKTV
- a CDS encoding ZIP family metal transporter; translated protein: MFDFFISLSPVVQALIGTLFTWGLTALGSAAVFLRKNPSQKMLDIMLGFAAGVMIAASYWSLLAPAIDMSSEMGMRPWLPPAIGFLFGGIFLRIIDRLLPHLHLGQPRQEAEGIATTWKRTTLLVLAITLHNIPEGMAVGVAFGAVAYGIPSASLAGAIALALGIGIQNFPEGMAVSMPLRREGFSPLKSFWYGQLSGIVEPIFGVLGAIAVVAARPILPYALAFAAGAMIFVVVEEVIPESQQGGNGDQATMGVLLGFTIMMILDVALG
- a CDS encoding PLP-dependent aminotransferase family protein yields the protein MHWESLFNARAQKLQPSGIQEMMVYASRPGTISFAAGQPSEDLYPVEVIKQGFNEALNDMSVLAYPHTAGDPLLRKWVSDWMADEKLVLEAPGEDRILLTTGSQQGLNILSQLFLKDGDVVIVENPSYPEAMLTFEKEGARFLTVPIDEEGPDPMRLEKVLKKEKVAFFYTIPTFQNPSGASTSLKRKREILALLKKYGVTLVEDDPYRQLWFDSQPEATYLSIAEEDDPVIYLGSFSKIVAPGLRCGWMVLPPEVMEKAVQLRLTLELGSSALLQRIVFFVVSQPSFDEHLHSLRDEYKERRDAMAEAISKYLTPLGFSFSLPHGGFFFWGENKKIDGVAFARFAAKEHKVAVIPGEIFFAFPEEGKHFIRLSFAKVKAGEMSTGIERIAEAFREFC
- a CDS encoding poly-gamma-glutamate biosynthesis protein PgsC/CapC, yielding MHNLQFATIGIGIALGMLFYRRTGRSCGGIITPGFIALQLGNPLSVGIAIGTALFLALLLEIIVRFTGIYGRQRIALAMLMALGCKVLLDLFFPSTSLWLGWVVPGLLAADMQRQGIGETLIGAVIVTLLTAMSFDVLVGLGHLLERSI
- a CDS encoding transporter substrate-binding domain-containing protein, with protein sequence MKKIIVSVLFLYLFVLSPISAHAKVLDKDTIVIGTESTYPPYEFRDEKNNLQGFDIELMESIANKLGKKIEWVDMPFDSLIPALLAHKIDIVAAGMSATPERAKRVAFSTPYEISMSAFLAKTENTSLKTLNDMKGKIIAVQLGTVQETFSRTIEGANVKTFQKFDDCVREVTLGRADATLMDVPVAKKFLDQKDFDGKISIAFEQEITGAGKALAIHLEEKDFLDAVNGALNEMQNSDELENLRNKWFKQ